From a region of the Mercurialis annua linkage group LG1-X, ddMerAnnu1.2, whole genome shotgun sequence genome:
- the LOC126658060 gene encoding uncharacterized protein LOC126658060 gives MSRCFSFTEAKNWCHRSTFIKLGLQSTATDLKDGTIMHCWVPKSPKISKPNLLLIHGLGANAMWQWNDVIRHFTPYYNVYVPDLLFFGESYTTRPDRSESFQAQCVMRVMEVNSVKKMSLIGLSYGGFVGYSIAAEYKEFVERVVICSSGICMEEKDLSEGVFSVSDLEEAVNILVPLKPDQLRQLVGYTFYKPPPVGFVPDCFLIDFIDVMCREYVEQKKELIRAIPRGRKLSHIPKITQPTMIIWGEHDQIFPLELGYRLMRHLGGNAHLAVIRNVGHAMNTENKKEYVKLLKSFLIDLRLPSDTAHLKIYKTTDDLIGDGNAKVINS, from the exons ATGTCGAGGTGTTTTAGCTTCACCGAAGCTAAAAACTGGTGCCACAGATCAACATTTATTAAACTCGGACTCCAATCCACAGCTACAGACCTCAAAGATGGCACCATAATGCACTGTTGGGTACCCAAATCTCCAAAAATCTCAAAACCAAATCTTCTGTTAATCCATGGTTTAGGAGCCAATGCAATGTGGCAATGGAATGATGTAATTCGTCACTTCACTCCTTACTATAATGTCTATGTACCAGACTTGCTTTTCTTTGGTGAGTCGTACACGACTCGTCCGGATCGGTCAGAGTCGTTTCAGGCTCAGTGTGTGATGCGAGTAATGGAGGTTAACTCGGTAAAGAAAATGAGTCTGATTGGGCTGAGTTATGGTGGGTTTGTTGGCTATAGTATAGCTGCGGAGTATAAGGAATTTGTGGAAAGAGTGGTGATTTGTAGTTCAGGAATTTGCATGGAAGAAAAAGATTTAAGTGAAGGGGTTTTTAGCGTGTCGGATTTGGAAGAAGCTGTTAATATTTTGGTGCCACTTAAACCAGATCAGTTGAGACAATTGGTTGGCTATACTTTTTATAAACCTCCTCCGGTTGGTTTCGTCCCTGATTGCTTTCTCATCGACTTCATTGAT GTAATGTGCAGAGAATATGTAGAGCAAAAGAAAGAATTGATCCGAGCCATTCCTAGAGGCAGAAAGCTTTCACACATTCCCAAGATTACTCAG CCGACAATGATAATCTGGGGAGAACATGATCAAATTTTCCCATTAGAACTCGGCTACAGATTAATGAG GCATTTGGGAGGTAATGCCCATCTAGCAGTCATAAGGAATGTTGGGCATGCTATGAATACGGAGAATAAGAAAGAGTACGTCAAGCTTTTAAAGTCATTTCTGATCGATTTGCGACTTCCTTCGGACACAGCCCAtcttaaaatttacaaaacaacaGATGATTTAATTGGAGATGGCAATGCTAAGGTGATCAATTCCTAG
- the LOC126658076 gene encoding 14-3-3 protein 7 isoform X2: MEKEREQQVYLARLAEQAERYDEMVEAMKKVAKLDVELTVEERNLVSVGYKNVIGARRASWRILSSIEQKEEAKGNEQNVKRIKGYCQTVEEELLKICNDILSVIDQHLLPSATTGESTVFYYKMKGDYYRYLAEFKSADERKEAADQSLKAYEAATATASTDLPPTHPIRLGLALNFSVFYYEIFNSPERACHLAKQAFDEAIAELDSLNEESYKDSTLIMQLLRDNLTLWTSDLPEEGGEQSKVDESQAEK, encoded by the exons ATGGAGAAGGAGAGAGAGCAACAAGTTTACTTAGCCAGACTTGCAGAGCAAGCTGAGCGATACGATG AGATGGTCGAAGCAATGAAGAAAGTAGCTAAGTTGGATGTGGAATTGACAGTGGAGGAGAGGAATTTGGTGTCTGTCGGTTACAAAAACGTGATCGGGGCAAGAAGGGCATCGTGGCGAATTTTGTCTTCTATTGAACAAAAAGAGGAGGCTAAGGGGAACGAGCAAAATGTCAAGAGGATTAAGGGGTACTGTCAGACGGTGGAAGAGGAGCTTCTAAAGATCTGCAATGACATACTATCAGTGATTGATCAGCATCTTCTTCCCTCTGCAACCACCGGGGAATCCACTGTTTTTTACTATAAGAT GAAAGGAGATTATTATCGTTATTTAGCTGAGTTTAAGTCTGCTGATGAACGTAAGGAAGCTGCAGATCAGTCCCTTAAGGCTTATGAG GCTGCCACTGCCACTGCATCAACGGACCTACCCCCTACTCATCCAATCAGACTTGGCCTGGCTCTGAACTTTTCTGTTTTTTACTACGAGATTTTTAACTCTCCTGAAAG GGCATGCCACCTGGCGAAACAAGCATTTGATGAAGCAATAGCAGAACTTGATAGCCTCAATGAAGAGTCATACAAGGACAGCACTCTTATCATGCAGCTTCTAAGGGATAATCTCACTCTCTGGACATCAGATCTTCCAGAGGAGGGTG GTGAACAATCCAAAGTTGATGAGTCTCAAGCCGAG AAGTAG
- the LOC126658076 gene encoding 14-3-3 protein 7 isoform X1 — MEKEREQQVYLARLAEQAERYDEMVEAMKKVAKLDVELTVEERNLVSVGYKNVIGARRASWRILSSIEQKEEAKGNEQNVKRIKGYCQTVEEELLKICNDILSVIDQHLLPSATTGESTVFYYKMKGDYYRYLAEFKSADERKEAADQSLKAYEAATATASTDLPPTHPIRLGLALNFSVFYYEIFNSPERACHLAKQAFDEAIAELDSLNEESYKDSTLIMQLLRDNLTLWTSDLPEEGGEQSKVDESQAER; from the exons ATGGAGAAGGAGAGAGAGCAACAAGTTTACTTAGCCAGACTTGCAGAGCAAGCTGAGCGATACGATG AGATGGTCGAAGCAATGAAGAAAGTAGCTAAGTTGGATGTGGAATTGACAGTGGAGGAGAGGAATTTGGTGTCTGTCGGTTACAAAAACGTGATCGGGGCAAGAAGGGCATCGTGGCGAATTTTGTCTTCTATTGAACAAAAAGAGGAGGCTAAGGGGAACGAGCAAAATGTCAAGAGGATTAAGGGGTACTGTCAGACGGTGGAAGAGGAGCTTCTAAAGATCTGCAATGACATACTATCAGTGATTGATCAGCATCTTCTTCCCTCTGCAACCACCGGGGAATCCACTGTTTTTTACTATAAGAT GAAAGGAGATTATTATCGTTATTTAGCTGAGTTTAAGTCTGCTGATGAACGTAAGGAAGCTGCAGATCAGTCCCTTAAGGCTTATGAG GCTGCCACTGCCACTGCATCAACGGACCTACCCCCTACTCATCCAATCAGACTTGGCCTGGCTCTGAACTTTTCTGTTTTTTACTACGAGATTTTTAACTCTCCTGAAAG GGCATGCCACCTGGCGAAACAAGCATTTGATGAAGCAATAGCAGAACTTGATAGCCTCAATGAAGAGTCATACAAGGACAGCACTCTTATCATGCAGCTTCTAAGGGATAATCTCACTCTCTGGACATCAGATCTTCCAGAGGAGGGTG GTGAACAATCCAAAGTTGATGAGTCTCAAGCCGAG CGGTGA
- the LOC126673110 gene encoding 5'-adenylylsulfate reductase-like 4 gives MGARVWQRRIAMLLSLVIILLNTSISASAFDATTADLSRSISRSKEVLMCPRESLLDSIFPFLDQTCTASFDSSSFFGVTEICLVKWHNSKFCYLVKGDGVSLQKALNLVHKNSRTYVAVLFYAARCPFSRNFRPSFSLLSSFYPSVAHFAIEESSIRPSILSKYGVHGFPTLFILNSTMRERYQGSRNLGSLVAFYADVTGIKTESLNKAPLDKIVHQSNHEKHDNYDHESCPFSWARSPENLFRQETYLALATAFVLVRLIYLFFPTLLALAQFAWRRQICNLRMGSFLEHPRAYLNGIMQIFNSLKEPCKKRNL, from the exons ATGGGAGCTAGGGTTTGGCAAAGGCGGATCGCGATGCTCTTGTCGCTcgttataattttattgaacACTTCAATTTCTGCCTCCGCCTTTGACGCTACCACCGCCGACCTCAGTAGGAGCATTAGTAGAAGCAAGGAGGTTTTGATGTGTCCACGAGAATCCCTTTTAGATTCGATCTTTCCATTTCTAGATCAAACCTGCACCGCTTCTTTTGATTCTTCTAGTTTCTTTGGTGTTACAGAG ATATGCTTGGTCAAATGGCataattcaaaattttgttATCTTGTAAAGGGAGATGGGGTTTCACTACAGAAGGCGTTGAATTTGGTTCATAAAAACAGTCGTACATATGTAGCTGTGCTCTTCTATGCAGCGCGGTGTCCTTTCTCTAGGAACTTTAGGCCAAGCTTTTCCCTGCTTTCTTCTTTCTATCCTTCTGTCGCTCATTTCGCAATTGAAGAATCGTCCATCAGGCCGAG CATACTCTCAAAGTATGGAGTTCATGGATTTCCGactcttttcattttaaattctaCAATGCGGGAACGCTATCAAGGTTCTCGGAATCTGGGCTCCCTTGTTGCTTTTTATGCAGATGTTACTG GTATTAAAACTGAATCATTGAATAAGGCACCCCTTGACAAAATTGTTCATCAGTCAAATCACGAGAAACATGACAATTATGATCATGAAAGCTGTCCATTTTCATGGGCAAGATCTCCGGAGAATTTGTTTAGGCAGGAGACATATTTGGCTCTGGCAACAGCATTTGTGCTTGTAAgattgatttatttgtttttcccTACGCTGCTTGCATTGGCTCAATTTGCTTGGAGACGGCAAATTTGTAACTTGAGAATGGGGAGCTTTTTGGAGCATCCTCGAGCATATCTAAACGGGATAATGCAGATTTTCAATTCTCTCAAGGAGCCTTGCAAGAAGCGTAATTTGTAA
- the LOC126658102 gene encoding uncharacterized protein LOC126658102, whose translation MANSSQDLSQLNISEEEKDKLVAEVIRYVLFKTHHNSGCPIKRDELTQIVTKNYRQRLLPALVISEAISKLSSIFGFEMRELQRSRPSSNTQQPSVSDAKSYVLISKLPADMYRKYVEDANTTHMTGFTFVVISIVHLAGGKVIEENLWHHLRRMGLHETDESHPVLGNMKQALEMLVQQRYLQKDKVNGPESSILVYELAERALDGSVNERIKEYISQIVKNDVATVEID comes from the exons ATGGCAAATTCAAGTCAAGATTTGAGTCAATTAAACATATCAGAAGAGGAAAAAGACAAGCTTGTAGCAGAAGTGATCCGCTATGTGCTTTTCAAGACGCATCATAATTCAGGTTGCCCAATTAAAAGAGATGAGCTTACTCAAATTGTCACCAAAAACTACCGTCAGCGTCTGCTTCCTGCTTTGGTTATTAGCGAGGCCATCTCTAAGCTCTCTTCCATTTTCGGGTTTGAAATGCGAGAACTTCAAAGATCTCGTCCTTCTTCTAACACTCAACAACCAA GTGTCAGTGATGCTAAATCATATGTTCTCATCAGTAAGCTACCGGCTGATATGTATAGGAAATATGTCGAGGATGCAAACACAACGCATATGACTGGTTTTACATTTGTTGTAATCAGTATTGTGCACCTCGCCGGCGGCAAAGTCATAGAGG AAAATCTGTGGCATCATTTGAGGCGAATGGGGTTACATGAAACTGATGAAAGCCATCCGGTCTTGGGGAACATGAAGCAGGCACTGGAGATGCTCGTCCAGCAAAG ATATTTGCAGAAAGACAAAGTTAATGGCCCTGAAAGCAGTATTTTGGTGTATGAGCTTGCTGAGAGAGCTTTAGATGGTTCCGTCAATGAAAGAATTAAAGAATACATATCACAG ATTGTGAAAAATGACGTGGCCACGGTGGAAATTGATTAA